CAATCTCCTTCCAAGATCTGCCAATGGTACGAGCCACGGTCATCAGCTGCTTCTCCTTAACTAAGCGAGAGCCTGTGCAATGACACAGAGGCAGATAAAGTAGGTGAAGGTCTCTACAATGTTTTAAAGGGAAAAGCTTTGAGTGTAGTGTGACCCACCTTTGGTGTAGATCTTTTTGGATGGAATAGTCTCTTGTaagtcttctctttctctctttcttgatGTTTCGCCTTTTCGTTGTAAATAGAGAAAACTTTTATATTTCACATGGAAATCTAACAGTATTTCACAATGCCATTGCTGACCATACTTAACAGACTTTGTCCTACCTGAAGACAGCGTGTTGACTTGCAGATCCTTAATGAAGCGAAGCCTTGGGAAGGTTTCCTGCAGGGCCGGGTCGTTCAGAAGTTCCAGCAGACCCCGCGCTGCTTCAGGACCTCTCTGGATGATGTGATCCAGCAGGTCTGTTACCTTCTCACTAGGAACACGGCAAGCTTTCATCTGCTGGTAGCCGTGAACAGACAGCAGACAGCGAGAGTCTGCATGCTGCAGGACAAAATCGGCATCGGCACTGAGAATGTCTATCAGCTTGACCTTCTGGCTTCTGAGTAGCTGGATTTCTGCTGCTGGTTCCTCAGCCATGACTGAGTATCATTTAAATGAGAAATAAAGTGATTATGTATTCTTTTAATGGAAGCACACATCAAATCTGAAATAATTGCAAAACCAATTTTTGAATACATTGTGGCAGTTCAACAAAACTCAGTTGTACTGCTTTAAGTAATGAAACCCTAACAGATATTATTGATAGAGAATGACAGGTTATCTCCATTGCATCTACAGTCATTTTCTGCCCAATATGTCAAATTCCCTTGTTGCTGATTAGTATAGGCTCACAGTATTAGAATCATGGGCTACCGTTGCTTACATCTGAACAGAGGTTATGACCCAGCTTAAAAGGGGGTTTAAAGCCTCAAAAGATTTCACATTTTATAACACAAGACTAGGAAAAATGACCCAGCAGACTCTCTTAGTCATGTTTACATGAAAAAGTCAATTCATTGTCCTGCACAATACCTGCATAATTCCTACAAGACTCCTTCACGACTGCAACTGTAACTAACATGAATATAGAGATATAATATACTCACATCTATTTGAGGAACACTCACTATTTGAGGAACACTTCCAAAGCCACTATAGCAAGTTCTCTCCAGTGATTTGTTAATGACCAATAAGCAGCCAATCTGTCAAAATATAGCTTATATTAATATCTTGATGCAAGTAGGCTAACTGTGTCTACTAGCACAATTACCGATTGTTGGTCATGAAGAATTTCAAGTGTTAATAGAAATACATAATTATCTATTTAAGTTCAAGTATATATCAATCTTCAGCAAATCAACAAGAGCTAAAATGGgcgtatttatgtatatatacatacatacatatatatatatatatataatatatatgtatattatatatgtatatattatgtatatatacataaatacgcccaaatatacaatataatattcTAAGGGGGGAGAACTTAAttcaaaataatgtttatatgtttgttattttaacacaaTATTATTTACATTCTAAAACTACATTACAACAATATGTATGTTTCAGCAGTCCAATGCTCAATATCTGTATGTCTGGACTTCCTGGTTTCCTGCCGGCTACCATTCAGCGTGCACAGCCTCTTTTGTCGTCCAGCTCCAGATGCGCCTCACACTCTCTTACAGTAAGTACGACTTTTACtctatgtaaaaaaacaaaatatattccCATAAGCCTCTCTTACCATTTATTGTAACAGCTGGAGTATTAGAAAAACACACGatcaaacaaaaacagctgTTTGCAGACAGACTGAAAACATATTTCCTTCTGTTTACATGATCACATGCACCATGCTCCTTTTACTCCCGCTGCTTTATCTTCTTTGTCTATTTTCGACAGACAGTGGAAAAATGTATTACCACCAGCATTTCTTTTCTGTGTGCTTCCAT
This genomic interval from Sander vitreus isolate 19-12246 chromosome 7, sanVit1, whole genome shotgun sequence contains the following:
- the LOC144520928 gene encoding uncharacterized protein LOC144520928, which encodes MAEEPAAEIQLLRSQKVKLIDILSADADFVLQHADSRCLLSVHGYQQMKACRVPSEKVTDLLDHIIQRGPEAARGLLELLNDPALQETFPRLRFIKDLQVNTLSSGETSRKREREDLQETIPSKKIYTKGSRLVKEKQLMTVARTIGRSWKEIGRLALDIPSVKLEQIVEDHSLHVERVFAMLRYWSTCQREKATAAHLHSLLSQKDWALPPESIDSLLETD